A genomic window from Carassius carassius chromosome 29, fCarCar2.1, whole genome shotgun sequence includes:
- the tbc1d2 gene encoding TBC1 domain family member 2A isoform X1, with product MESDGSSSTPSPPDVHVSPADECVGSEETQQQRLGRSDGAQDKNDTQIHAALPDETSTPLRGTPTSSSTKLCGYLNKQGGPLKAWKSRWFVYEEKSCQLFYYRMAQDINPLGKVDLSRATFSYPLQEEEGTFHIQTPERTVILKAANRDAQMYWLQQLQLKRTLYREQHAEHKSISRPDNHKLESTPLANNCHADFLPIVKTPSGLVGEEAASLPAPGLNSPLNMSIKHPLIELQNTMRSFRNRHSQEIRQSVFHIDDSTDKQKTPSSKTSTLAVPTASSSQSPESPSNARSEQDLSTISTIRKSSKETSKSLELKDTSRLQHEKLYLAEEVKAQKELVLLLHKVLEAAQLEKRTCAQFLASEGEQERLELLRHGERRAAELRDHLESLQQENENLRRDLNQRDAHIAELQESVQLLMYKNQAKQEMILKLSEKLAVCGEDQHCSNGLRSEALKQLTIENENLKDDLKAYKTQNQYLNSEIYHLTTLWRKSCAQEQSLIVKCAVLEASSSQMESRYLEILQKLQENKELNPEQREAVKKVVKDAVRADLSTAVKLNSIRDYDEYGFRIAMDYKVEDLKLLAKIQGLEIRSQAPLNQEECDGPLLARCAQLLFGRPEGELSSSTELKNHLRTGLPREYRARVWRFMIQTRTKSLKERHPDCYQELCEKSRTSPHLVPRQIQLDLDRTLTSNQYFSPPSSPLIQKLERVLQAFSWQNPTIGYVQGLNRLAAIALLILQDEEDAFWCLEVIVDYIMPPHYYTKDLVGCQADQHVLKDLMSEKLPRLTAHLEALKVDVSLITVEWFLVLFVDSLPTRILFKVWDAFLYEGIKVIFRYALALFKYNEEIILKINDSVEMYQFLRIFPYTIADGRKLTSIAFNDMNPLPMKLLQNRRAAHLERLHAEIKELENLRKAFKAEQVQCKDKELDTLASEDEEEVG from the exons ATGGAGAGCGATGGAAGCTCCAGCACACCGTCTCCACCGGACGTGCACGTATCTCCTGCAGATGAGTGTGTCGGCTCTGAGGAGACCCAACAACAGCGTTTGGGACGATCAGATGGGGCTCAGGATAAGAATGACACCCAGATCCATGCTGCTCTTCCTGATGAGACCTCTACCCCCCTCAGAGGGACACCCACTTCTTCCAGCACTAAACTATGTGGCTACCTCAACAAGCAGGGTGGACCTCTCAAAGCCTGGAAGTCCCGATGGTTTGTCTACGAGGAGAAGAGCTGTCAATTGTTTTACTACCGTATGGCACAGGATATCAATCCTCTGGGTAAGGTGGATCTGTCTCGTGCCACGTTCAGTTACCCGCTGCAGGAAGAGGAGGGAACCTTTCACATACAGACACCAGAGCGCACTGTCATTCTCAAG GCAGCTAACAGGGATGCCCAGATGTACTGGTTGCAGCAGCTGCAGTTGAAACGTACCTTATACAGGGAGCAGCATGCTGAACATAAGTCCATATCCAGACCAGACAACCACAAATTGGAAAGCACCCCATTAGCAAACAACTGCCATG CTGACTTCTTGCCCATAGTGAAGACACCTTCTGGCCTAGTGGGTGAAGAAGCAGCCAGTCTGCCTGCACCTGGGTTAAACAGCCCACTCAACATGTCAATCAAACATCCACTCATTGAGCTGCA GAACACAATGCGCAGTTTCCGTAACCGGCACTCACAGGAAATTAGACAAAGTGTTTTCCATATTGATGACTCCACTGACAAACAAAAAACACCCTCATCTAAGACATCCA CTTTAGCAGTTCCCACAGCCAGTTCTTCTCAAAGCCCAGAATCCCCTTCTAATGCCAGGTCTGAGCAAGATCTCTCCACCATTTCAACAATCAGAAAGAGTAGCAAAGAAACGTCCAAATCACTGGAGCTCAAGGACACATCTCGACTTCAACATGAAAAACTTTACCTGGCAGAAGAGGTCAAAGCGCAAAAG GAGTTGGTGTTGCTGTTGCATAAGGTGCTAGAAGCTGCTCAGCTGGAGAAGCGCACCTGTGCTCAGTTCCTAGCCTCTGAGGGGGAGCAGGAGCGCTTGGAGCTCCTCAGACACGGCGAGCGGCGTGCGGCCGAACTGCGAGACCATCTGGAGTCCCTGCAGCAAGAGAATGAAAACCTGCGGAGGGATCTGAACCAGAGGGACGCCCATATCGCCGAACTCCAGGAGAGTGTCCAGCTCCTGATGTACAAGAATCAGGCCAAACAGGAAATGATATTGAAGCTATCTGAGAAGTTAGCAGTCTGTGGGGAAGACCAGCATTGCAGCAATGGGCTGCGGTCAGAAGCCTTAAAACAGCTAACAATCGAGAATGAGAATTTGAAA GATGATTTGAAGGCATATAAAACTCAGAACCAGTACCTAAACTCTGAGATCTATCATCTGACGACACTTTGGAGAAAAAGTTGCGCACAGGAGCAAAGTCTGATAGTAAAG TGTGCTGTTCTGGAGGCCAGTAGCTCTCAGATGGAAAGCAGATACCTGGAAATCCTCCAGAAGCTCCAGGAGAATAAGGAATTGAATCCAGAACAGAGAGAAGCAGTCAAGAAGGTGGTTAAGGATGCAGTTCGGGCAGACCTGAGCACTGCTGTCAAACTAAACTCAATCAG GGACTACGATGAATATGGATTTAGGATTGCAATGGACTATAAAGTTGAGGACCTAAAGCTCCTTGCTAAGATCCAGGGCCTGGAGATCCGATCCCAAGCCCCGCTAAACCAGGAGGAATGCGATGGGCCATTGTTGGCTCGTTGCGCTCAGCTCCTGTTTGGACGCCCTGAAGGAGAACTGTCTTCATCCACAGAACTAAAGAATCACCTCCGGACGGGCTTACCACGCGAGTACCGTGCGAGGGTTTGGCGTTTTATGATACAGACTAGGACCAAATCTCTAAAAGAGCGTCATCCCGACTGCTATCAGGAACTGTGCGAGAAGAGCAGAACCTCGCCTCACCTGGTGCCCAGACAGATCCAGCTGGACCTGGATCGTACGCTGACCTCCAATCAATACTTTTCTCCTCCTTCAAGCCCCTTGATTCAGAAGCTGGAGAGAGTTCTGCAGGCGTTCTCTTGGCAAAACCCCACCATCGGCTACGTGCAGGGACTCAACAG ACTGGCAGCCATTGCGCTGCTGATACTACAGGATGAAGAAGATGCCTTCTGGTGCTTGGAAGTGATTGTGGACTACATCATGCCTCCCCATTACTACACTAAAGACCTGGTGGGCTGTCAG GCCGACCAGCATGTGCTAAAAGATCTCATGTCTGAGAAGCTGCCTCGACTCACGGCTCATCTGGAAGCGCTGAAAGTAGACGTGTCACTCATCACTGTTGAATGGTTTCTGGTGTTGTTCGTTGACAGTCTGCCTACACGCATACTCTTTAAAGTATGGGACGCCTTCCTGTATGAGGGCATCAAG GTGATATTTCGTTATGCATTGGCTCTTTTCAAATACAACGAGGAAATCATCTTAAAGATCAATGACAGTGTTGAGATGTACCAGTTTCTCCGCATCTTCCCCTACACCATTGCAGATGGAAG GAAGCTGACAAGCATTGCCTTCAACGATATGAACCCACTGCCCATGAAGCTGCTACAGAACCGGCGCGCCGCACATCTGGAACGCCTCCACGCTGAGATTAAAGAGCTGGAGAACTTACGGAAAGCATTCAAAGCTGAACAAGTCCAGTGCAAAGACAAAGAGCTGGACACCCTGGCTAGTGAGGACGAAGAGGAG gTTGGATGA
- the tbc1d2 gene encoding TBC1 domain family member 2A isoform X2 — MESDGSSSTPSPPDVHVSPADECVGSEETQQQRLGRSDGAQDKNDTQIHAALPDETSTPLRGTPTSSSTKLCGYLNKQGGPLKAWKSRWFVYEEKSCQLFYYRMAQDINPLGKVDLSRATFSYPLQEEEGTFHIQTPERTVILKAANRDAQMYWLQQLQLKRTLYREQHAEHKSISRPDNHKLESTPLANNCHADFLPIVKTPSGLVGEEAASLPAPGLNSPLNMSIKHPLIELQNTMRSFRNRHSQEIRQSVFHIDDSTDKQKTPSSKTSTLAVPTASSSQSPESPSNARSEQDLSTISTIRKSSKETSKSLELKDTSRLQHEKLYLAEEVKAQKELVLLLHKVLEAAQLEKRTCAQFLASEGEQERLELLRHGERRAAELRDHLESLQQENENLRRDLNQRDAHIAELQESVQLLMYKNQAKQEMILKLSEKLAVCGEDQHCSNGLRSEALKQLTIENENLKDDLKAYKTQNQYLNSEIYHLTTLWRKSCAQEQSLIVKCAVLEASSSQMESRYLEILQKLQENKELNPEQREAVKKVVKDAVRADLSTAVKLNSIRDYDEYGFRIAMDYKVEDLKLLAKIQGLEIRSQAPLNQEECDGPLLARCAQLLFGRPEGELSSSTELKNHLRTGLPREYRARVWRFMIQTRTKSLKERHPDCYQELCEKSRTSPHLVPRQIQLDLDRTLTSNQYFSPPSSPLIQKLERVLQAFSWQNPTIGYVQGLNRLAAIALLILQDEEDAFWCLEVIVDYIMPPHYYTKDLVGCQADQHVLKDLMSEKLPRLTAHLEALKVDVSLITVEWFLVLFVDSLPTRILFKVWDAFLYEGIKVIFRYALALFKYNEEIILKINDSVEMYQFLRIFPYTIADGRKLTSIAFNDMNPLPMKLLQNRRAAHLERLHAEIKELENLRKAFKAEQVQCKDKELDTLASEDEEEV; from the exons ATGGAGAGCGATGGAAGCTCCAGCACACCGTCTCCACCGGACGTGCACGTATCTCCTGCAGATGAGTGTGTCGGCTCTGAGGAGACCCAACAACAGCGTTTGGGACGATCAGATGGGGCTCAGGATAAGAATGACACCCAGATCCATGCTGCTCTTCCTGATGAGACCTCTACCCCCCTCAGAGGGACACCCACTTCTTCCAGCACTAAACTATGTGGCTACCTCAACAAGCAGGGTGGACCTCTCAAAGCCTGGAAGTCCCGATGGTTTGTCTACGAGGAGAAGAGCTGTCAATTGTTTTACTACCGTATGGCACAGGATATCAATCCTCTGGGTAAGGTGGATCTGTCTCGTGCCACGTTCAGTTACCCGCTGCAGGAAGAGGAGGGAACCTTTCACATACAGACACCAGAGCGCACTGTCATTCTCAAG GCAGCTAACAGGGATGCCCAGATGTACTGGTTGCAGCAGCTGCAGTTGAAACGTACCTTATACAGGGAGCAGCATGCTGAACATAAGTCCATATCCAGACCAGACAACCACAAATTGGAAAGCACCCCATTAGCAAACAACTGCCATG CTGACTTCTTGCCCATAGTGAAGACACCTTCTGGCCTAGTGGGTGAAGAAGCAGCCAGTCTGCCTGCACCTGGGTTAAACAGCCCACTCAACATGTCAATCAAACATCCACTCATTGAGCTGCA GAACACAATGCGCAGTTTCCGTAACCGGCACTCACAGGAAATTAGACAAAGTGTTTTCCATATTGATGACTCCACTGACAAACAAAAAACACCCTCATCTAAGACATCCA CTTTAGCAGTTCCCACAGCCAGTTCTTCTCAAAGCCCAGAATCCCCTTCTAATGCCAGGTCTGAGCAAGATCTCTCCACCATTTCAACAATCAGAAAGAGTAGCAAAGAAACGTCCAAATCACTGGAGCTCAAGGACACATCTCGACTTCAACATGAAAAACTTTACCTGGCAGAAGAGGTCAAAGCGCAAAAG GAGTTGGTGTTGCTGTTGCATAAGGTGCTAGAAGCTGCTCAGCTGGAGAAGCGCACCTGTGCTCAGTTCCTAGCCTCTGAGGGGGAGCAGGAGCGCTTGGAGCTCCTCAGACACGGCGAGCGGCGTGCGGCCGAACTGCGAGACCATCTGGAGTCCCTGCAGCAAGAGAATGAAAACCTGCGGAGGGATCTGAACCAGAGGGACGCCCATATCGCCGAACTCCAGGAGAGTGTCCAGCTCCTGATGTACAAGAATCAGGCCAAACAGGAAATGATATTGAAGCTATCTGAGAAGTTAGCAGTCTGTGGGGAAGACCAGCATTGCAGCAATGGGCTGCGGTCAGAAGCCTTAAAACAGCTAACAATCGAGAATGAGAATTTGAAA GATGATTTGAAGGCATATAAAACTCAGAACCAGTACCTAAACTCTGAGATCTATCATCTGACGACACTTTGGAGAAAAAGTTGCGCACAGGAGCAAAGTCTGATAGTAAAG TGTGCTGTTCTGGAGGCCAGTAGCTCTCAGATGGAAAGCAGATACCTGGAAATCCTCCAGAAGCTCCAGGAGAATAAGGAATTGAATCCAGAACAGAGAGAAGCAGTCAAGAAGGTGGTTAAGGATGCAGTTCGGGCAGACCTGAGCACTGCTGTCAAACTAAACTCAATCAG GGACTACGATGAATATGGATTTAGGATTGCAATGGACTATAAAGTTGAGGACCTAAAGCTCCTTGCTAAGATCCAGGGCCTGGAGATCCGATCCCAAGCCCCGCTAAACCAGGAGGAATGCGATGGGCCATTGTTGGCTCGTTGCGCTCAGCTCCTGTTTGGACGCCCTGAAGGAGAACTGTCTTCATCCACAGAACTAAAGAATCACCTCCGGACGGGCTTACCACGCGAGTACCGTGCGAGGGTTTGGCGTTTTATGATACAGACTAGGACCAAATCTCTAAAAGAGCGTCATCCCGACTGCTATCAGGAACTGTGCGAGAAGAGCAGAACCTCGCCTCACCTGGTGCCCAGACAGATCCAGCTGGACCTGGATCGTACGCTGACCTCCAATCAATACTTTTCTCCTCCTTCAAGCCCCTTGATTCAGAAGCTGGAGAGAGTTCTGCAGGCGTTCTCTTGGCAAAACCCCACCATCGGCTACGTGCAGGGACTCAACAG ACTGGCAGCCATTGCGCTGCTGATACTACAGGATGAAGAAGATGCCTTCTGGTGCTTGGAAGTGATTGTGGACTACATCATGCCTCCCCATTACTACACTAAAGACCTGGTGGGCTGTCAG GCCGACCAGCATGTGCTAAAAGATCTCATGTCTGAGAAGCTGCCTCGACTCACGGCTCATCTGGAAGCGCTGAAAGTAGACGTGTCACTCATCACTGTTGAATGGTTTCTGGTGTTGTTCGTTGACAGTCTGCCTACACGCATACTCTTTAAAGTATGGGACGCCTTCCTGTATGAGGGCATCAAG GTGATATTTCGTTATGCATTGGCTCTTTTCAAATACAACGAGGAAATCATCTTAAAGATCAATGACAGTGTTGAGATGTACCAGTTTCTCCGCATCTTCCCCTACACCATTGCAGATGGAAG GAAGCTGACAAGCATTGCCTTCAACGATATGAACCCACTGCCCATGAAGCTGCTACAGAACCGGCGCGCCGCACATCTGGAACGCCTCCACGCTGAGATTAAAGAGCTGGAGAACTTACGGAAAGCATTCAAAGCTGAACAAGTCCAGTGCAAAGACAAAGAGCTGGACACCCTGGCTAGTGAGGACGAAGAGGAGGTATAA